One Mycobacteroides abscessus ATCC 19977 genomic window carries:
- a CDS encoding DUF1275 family protein, whose translation MGYNGSLAAVAGYVNSVALLVWVFPVGNLTALTTRVGMHASNPLLDSGRMIAAIVAGFGAGVIAAGAVLAPTRTHTGSRQAAVLVAEAALLVAAAGIEHPLIRAPLAAAACGLQNGMTSGFPSMAVRTTHFTGTLTDLGLLLARSYHHGVDRWRAAILTATVSAFIAGAAVGVIIAGRIGDHALIPAAAVCAALAAANLHHHRGRPRRAASASQRGEPENTGEDTGADTLVAPGGAAGRSEQP comes from the coding sequence TTGGGCTACAACGGGTCTTTGGCCGCGGTGGCCGGCTACGTCAATTCGGTGGCGCTGTTGGTGTGGGTGTTTCCGGTGGGCAATCTGACCGCGCTGACCACCCGGGTGGGTATGCATGCGAGCAATCCGCTGCTGGATTCGGGCCGCATGATCGCGGCGATCGTGGCTGGCTTTGGTGCCGGTGTCATCGCCGCCGGTGCGGTGCTGGCCCCAACGCGGACCCACACCGGCTCACGCCAGGCTGCGGTGCTGGTGGCTGAGGCGGCGCTGCTGGTGGCGGCTGCGGGAATCGAGCACCCGCTGATCCGGGCGCCGCTGGCCGCCGCCGCATGCGGATTGCAGAACGGGATGACGTCGGGATTTCCGTCGATGGCCGTGCGGACCACACATTTCACCGGGACGCTTACTGATCTGGGGCTGCTGCTGGCCCGCAGCTACCACCACGGAGTGGATCGGTGGCGGGCCGCGATCCTTACGGCCACGGTGTCAGCCTTCATCGCCGGTGCGGCTGTAGGGGTGATCATCGCCGGACGCATCGGTGATCACGCGCTGATCCCAGCCGCCGCGGTCTGTGCCGCGCTGGCCGCCGCCAATCTGCATCACCACCGCGGCCGGCCGCGACGGGCGGCGTCAGCCAGCCAACGCGGCGAACCCGAGAACACCGGTGAGGACACCGGTGCGGACACCTTGGTGGCGCCCGGGGGCGCGGCCGGCCGCAGCGAGCAGCCATGA
- a CDS encoding heavy-metal-associated domain-containing protein, with translation MSTTALKVSGMTCGHCVAAVREQVAAVPGVTGVQVDVATGTVTVTSSGPLPAEAVHAAIRAAGYALAS, from the coding sequence ATGAGTACGACGGCGCTGAAGGTCTCGGGCATGACTTGTGGGCACTGCGTGGCGGCGGTGCGTGAACAGGTGGCTGCCGTGCCCGGTGTCACCGGCGTGCAGGTGGACGTGGCTACCGGCACCGTCACCGTGACCAGTAGCGGGCCGCTGCCCGCCGAGGCGGTGCACGCCGCGATCCGCGCCGCCGGCTACGCACTGGCCAGCTAA
- a CDS encoding multicopper oxidase family protein, with protein sequence MAVSRSQWGRRGFLQLGAATAAAGVLAACGTRPVRGPSGQPVGPSSPRVGALEAVRRDGGGRLVPVNLAARPLQLDLAGTTVSTWGYGDQIPGPTIRARKGEVLRVAVANGLPAPTTVHWHGIALRNDMDGVPDLTQPQIAAAGSFTYEFALAHAGTYWFHPHVGTQLDRGLYAPLIVEDPDERADYDTELVVALDDWIDGTGTDPDKVLAGLRDKGMPGMGHSMGDMPGMSIGSMGVSAQAPLGADGGDVTYPYYLINGRVAADPQSVDYRPGTRVRLRIINAAGDSAFRVAIPGTPLTVTHTDGFPVQPRQTDALLIGMGERIDAIITVGEVSVPLLAAPYGKDGYAQLVLRSSGTPVSGSAAEAAAALPKLAALDTASLSATEEVTLAVGEPDITYDLRLAGPGNKYSWTINEKTYNPAEGLPVREGQRVRLRFINNSMMFHPMHLHGHTFAVRTASGAYGARKDTVLVAPMQTVEVDFDADNPGQWLTHCHNIYHGEAGMMTVVSYRQ encoded by the coding sequence ATGGCGGTGTCGCGATCGCAATGGGGTCGGCGCGGGTTCTTGCAGCTGGGTGCGGCCACCGCGGCGGCCGGGGTGCTGGCCGCCTGCGGCACGCGGCCGGTGCGCGGGCCCAGCGGGCAGCCGGTGGGGCCGAGCTCACCGAGAGTGGGCGCGCTCGAAGCGGTCCGCCGCGACGGGGGCGGCCGATTGGTGCCGGTGAATTTGGCCGCGCGGCCGCTGCAGCTGGATCTGGCCGGCACGACCGTTTCCACGTGGGGTTATGGCGACCAGATTCCCGGGCCCACGATCCGGGCCCGCAAGGGCGAGGTGCTGCGGGTGGCCGTGGCCAATGGGCTGCCGGCGCCCACCACGGTGCACTGGCATGGGATCGCGTTGCGCAACGACATGGACGGGGTGCCGGATCTGACGCAGCCGCAGATCGCGGCAGCGGGATCGTTCACCTACGAATTCGCCCTGGCCCACGCGGGCACGTACTGGTTTCATCCGCATGTGGGCACCCAGCTGGATCGGGGTCTGTATGCGCCGCTGATCGTGGAAGACCCCGATGAGCGCGCCGACTACGACACCGAACTGGTCGTGGCACTCGATGACTGGATCGATGGCACCGGCACCGACCCCGACAAAGTATTGGCCGGGCTCCGGGACAAAGGCATGCCCGGGATGGGGCACTCGATGGGCGATATGCCGGGGATGTCGATTGGTTCGATGGGCGTCAGTGCGCAGGCGCCTCTCGGGGCCGACGGCGGCGACGTCACCTACCCGTACTACCTGATCAACGGGCGGGTGGCCGCCGATCCGCAGAGCGTCGACTACCGGCCCGGGACCCGGGTGCGGCTGCGGATCATCAACGCCGCCGGCGACAGCGCATTTCGGGTCGCGATCCCCGGGACACCGCTGACGGTGACTCACACCGACGGCTTCCCCGTGCAGCCGCGGCAAACCGATGCACTGCTGATCGGTATGGGTGAGCGCATCGATGCCATCATCACTGTCGGTGAGGTCTCGGTGCCGCTGCTGGCAGCCCCCTACGGCAAGGACGGCTACGCCCAGTTGGTCCTGCGCTCGAGCGGCACACCCGTGTCCGGTTCGGCCGCCGAGGCGGCCGCGGCGCTACCGAAGCTGGCGGCATTAGACACCGCGTCCCTGAGCGCCACTGAGGAGGTCACGCTGGCTGTCGGTGAACCCGACATCACCTACGATCTGCGCCTGGCGGGGCCGGGCAACAAATACTCCTGGACGATCAACGAGAAAACCTACAACCCGGCCGAGGGGCTGCCGGTGCGCGAGGGCCAGCGGGTGCGGCTGCGCTTCATCAACAACTCCATGATGTTTCACCCGATGCACCTGCACGGGCACACCTTCGCCGTGCGGACCGCATCCGGGGCCTACGGCGCCCGCAAAGACACCGTGCTGGTGGCACCCATGCAGACCGTCGAAGTCGACTTCGATGCGGATAACCCGGGCCAGTGGCTGACCCACTGCCACAACATTTATCACGGCGAAGCCGGAATGATGACCGTCGTCTCCTACCGCCAATAG
- a CDS encoding PLP-dependent cysteine synthase family protein, whose product MVGNTPVLWVSEPFSGPGTGFWAKLEAHNPNGMKDRPALYMVERARERGDLKPGAMIVESTSGTLGLGLALAGIIYRHPVTLVTDPGLEPIIVQMLTAYGAVVDIVTEPHPIGGWQQARKDRVAEILAAEPDSWCPDQYQNPDNVDAYRGVAEELIDQLGTVDTLVCSVGTGGHSSGVGRVLREHNPNLRLVGVDTIGSTIFGQPASTRLMRGLGSSIYPGNVDYRAFDEAHWVAPNEAVWAARTLAASYHASGGWSVGAVALVAGWVARTSEPGTRVAAIFPDGPMRYHGTIYDDDYCRSHDLLDRPPAQDPDVIDDPSQRVVDRWTRLTHVIDPLGRTA is encoded by the coding sequence TTGGTGGGCAACACCCCGGTGCTGTGGGTGTCCGAACCCTTCTCGGGCCCAGGGACCGGTTTTTGGGCCAAACTCGAAGCCCATAACCCCAACGGCATGAAAGACCGGCCCGCCCTCTACATGGTCGAGCGTGCCCGCGAGCGCGGCGACCTCAAGCCCGGCGCCATGATTGTCGAATCAACCAGCGGAACATTGGGTTTGGGGCTGGCGCTGGCCGGCATCATCTACCGTCACCCGGTCACACTCGTCACCGACCCGGGACTAGAACCGATCATCGTGCAGATGCTCACCGCCTACGGCGCCGTGGTGGACATCGTGACCGAACCGCACCCGATCGGGGGCTGGCAGCAGGCACGCAAGGATCGCGTCGCCGAAATACTAGCCGCCGAACCGGATTCGTGGTGCCCCGATCAGTATCAGAATCCCGATAACGTCGACGCCTACCGCGGCGTGGCCGAGGAGCTGATCGACCAGCTCGGCACCGTCGACACGCTGGTGTGCTCGGTGGGTACCGGTGGACACTCGTCGGGGGTGGGACGGGTACTGCGCGAACATAATCCGAACCTGCGGCTGGTGGGTGTCGACACCATCGGGTCGACGATATTCGGGCAGCCTGCCAGCACCCGGCTGATGCGCGGGCTCGGTTCGAGCATCTACCCGGGCAATGTCGACTATCGGGCGTTCGACGAAGCCCATTGGGTTGCGCCCAATGAGGCTGTCTGGGCCGCCCGCACGCTGGCCGCCAGTTATCACGCCAGCGGCGGATGGAGCGTCGGAGCAGTCGCGTTGGTGGCGGGCTGGGTGGCACGCACCTCAGAGCCCGGTACCCGGGTGGCCGCCATCTTCCCCGACGGCCCGATGCGCTATCACGGCACGATCTACGATGACGATTACTGCCGCAGCCACGATCTGCTGGACCGCCCGCCGGCGCAAGATCCCGACGTGATTGACGATCCGTCGCAGCGGGTGGTGGACCGATGGACCAGGCTCACCCATGTGATCGACCCGCTCGGACGCACGGCGTGA
- a CDS encoding putative quinol monooxygenase, producing the protein MLTGAAGACAPVYVCGEVTATLGAEDTVWGLLNVLLERTRYDPGNLGYEIFRDAGDLGHFLIQQTWKTPQLAERHLRSAAVSWCITRIQEAAHIPLRLTVCDVHRGHSKPAPPPLRSPLSTPAGVWAPSPGSSC; encoded by the coding sequence GTGCTGACCGGCGCCGCCGGGGCCTGCGCGCCGGTGTATGTCTGTGGTGAGGTCACCGCGACACTGGGCGCTGAGGACACGGTGTGGGGTCTGCTCAATGTGCTGCTGGAACGCACCCGTTACGACCCGGGCAATCTGGGCTACGAAATTTTCCGGGACGCCGGGGACCTCGGCCATTTCCTGATACAGCAGACCTGGAAAACACCGCAGCTGGCCGAGCGTCACCTGCGTTCGGCGGCGGTGAGCTGGTGCATCACCAGAATCCAAGAGGCGGCCCACATCCCGCTGCGCCTGACGGTCTGCGATGTGCATCGGGGACACAGCAAGCCGGCGCCGCCGCCACTGCGGTCACCCTTGAGCACCCCTGCCGGT
- a CDS encoding AbrB/MazE/SpoVT family DNA-binding domain-containing protein, which yields MSEPHGPIKISGNRQIALPKALMERLSLRPDDSVYALADDHVEGALLIVPVERVTEWQRLGRAQEAAERERIEHDG from the coding sequence ATGTCTGAACCGCACGGTCCGATCAAGATCAGCGGCAACCGGCAGATCGCCTTGCCGAAGGCGCTGATGGAGCGGCTTAGTCTGCGGCCCGACGACTCGGTGTATGCACTCGCTGACGATCACGTGGAAGGCGCCTTGTTGATCGTGCCTGTTGAGCGGGTCACCGAATGGCAGCGCCTCGGCAGGGCCCAGGAGGCAGCCGAGCGCGAAAGGATCGAGCACGATGGCTAA
- a CDS encoding MFS transporter has translation MVNQFAINVGFYMLMPYLAGYLAGPLGLAAWMVGLVLGVRNFSQQGMFLVGGTLADRFGYKPLIVAGCFLRTAGFAMLAFVGTLPAILIASAATGFAGALFNPAVRAYLAADSGERRVEAFAVFNVFYQAGILFGPIVGLALTAWDFRITCAVAAAVFAFLTVIQLMALPPNRAESERNADRAPVLTSWRSVVSNKAFLLFSGAMIGSYVLTFQVYLALPLQAALLTDDKKSETALVTSIFVVSGLVAIAGQVRLTGWLSARFGPSRSLVLGMLVIGTAFVPLALLPTAASAGQLAAIAALLFSAALLAVGTIATFPFEMDTVVRLADNRLVATHYGLYNTIVGIGILAGNLLTGSVFGYSQQHGVPSLLWVSLEVVALVCAAALLALRRAGLLDPGRASGVGGDR, from the coding sequence ATGGTGAACCAGTTCGCCATCAATGTCGGCTTCTACATGCTGATGCCGTATCTCGCCGGATATCTGGCCGGGCCCTTGGGCTTGGCCGCGTGGATGGTGGGACTGGTGCTCGGGGTCCGCAACTTCTCTCAGCAGGGCATGTTTCTGGTTGGTGGCACGCTGGCCGACAGGTTCGGGTACAAGCCGCTGATTGTCGCCGGATGCTTCTTGCGGACCGCCGGATTTGCGATGCTGGCGTTCGTCGGTACTCTTCCGGCGATATTGATCGCCTCGGCGGCAACGGGTTTCGCCGGTGCTCTCTTCAACCCGGCGGTGCGTGCCTACCTGGCCGCCGACTCCGGTGAGCGCCGGGTAGAGGCCTTCGCGGTGTTCAACGTCTTCTACCAGGCGGGCATCCTTTTCGGACCGATCGTCGGCTTGGCGTTGACGGCCTGGGACTTCCGGATCACCTGCGCTGTCGCCGCGGCGGTTTTCGCATTCCTGACGGTGATTCAGTTGATGGCGTTGCCGCCGAACCGGGCAGAGTCGGAGCGCAACGCCGACCGTGCTCCGGTGCTGACCAGCTGGCGTTCGGTGGTGTCCAACAAGGCCTTCCTGTTGTTCTCGGGAGCCATGATCGGTTCGTATGTGCTGACGTTCCAGGTGTACCTCGCACTTCCGCTGCAGGCGGCGCTGCTCACCGACGACAAGAAATCCGAAACAGCGTTGGTGACAAGCATCTTCGTGGTGTCGGGGCTGGTGGCCATCGCGGGTCAGGTGCGCCTGACCGGCTGGCTTTCCGCACGCTTTGGTCCCAGTCGCAGTCTGGTACTCGGGATGCTGGTCATCGGAACGGCGTTCGTACCGCTGGCGCTGCTGCCCACAGCGGCGTCGGCAGGGCAACTCGCCGCGATCGCCGCGCTGCTGTTCTCGGCGGCGCTGCTGGCCGTGGGGACCATCGCGACTTTTCCCTTCGAGATGGACACCGTGGTCAGGCTGGCCGACAACCGGTTGGTGGCCACCCACTACGGGCTGTACAACACCATCGTCGGTATCGGCATTCTCGCGGGGAATCTGCTGACCGGCTCGGTGTTCGGCTACAGCCAGCAGCACGGTGTGCCCTCGTTATTGTGGGTGTCACTGGAGGTTGTCGCGCTGGTGTGTGCTGCCGCGCTCTTGGCGTTGCGGCGCGCCGGGCTCCTGGACCCGGGCCGGGCAAGCGGTGTCGGCGGGGACCGATGA
- a CDS encoding polysaccharide deacetylase family protein — MGTVLDSVRFQIAAVAVVLVAAAGVVGIGVRHRLLLGPDTVDCSRYKCVALTFDDGPTPFTDRLLQTLTDRGAKATFFLIGNKVAADPAAARRIAAAGMEVANHTWEHPNMATIPTADIGAQLSKGVEAIAAATGIAPHLYRPAGGVSNAAVRAEAGRQHLAEILWDVIPFDWINDADTAATVYMLKTQIKPGSVVLLHDTYSSTVDIVYQFLPVLIANGYHMVTVSHLLGDRAPGTSYGGRENGPPVNDIHDIPPAQIPVLPATPSPQPAPNLPITDIAGQNPGGPQ; from the coding sequence GTGGGTACAGTGCTCGATTCGGTGCGATTTCAGATAGCGGCGGTCGCGGTGGTGCTGGTGGCCGCGGCCGGGGTGGTCGGCATCGGGGTGCGCCACCGGTTGTTGCTGGGCCCGGACACGGTGGACTGCTCCCGTTACAAATGTGTGGCACTGACGTTCGACGATGGCCCCACGCCGTTTACCGACCGGTTGTTGCAGACGCTGACTGACCGCGGCGCCAAGGCCACGTTTTTCCTGATCGGTAACAAGGTCGCCGCTGACCCTGCTGCGGCCCGGCGCATCGCCGCGGCGGGGATGGAGGTGGCCAACCACACCTGGGAGCACCCCAATATGGCCACCATCCCCACCGCCGATATCGGCGCCCAGCTCAGCAAAGGTGTCGAGGCGATCGCGGCGGCCACCGGGATCGCCCCGCATCTGTACCGGCCTGCTGGGGGAGTATCGAATGCGGCGGTGCGCGCCGAGGCGGGCCGTCAGCATTTGGCCGAAATCTTGTGGGATGTCATACCGTTCGACTGGATCAATGACGCCGATACCGCCGCCACCGTGTACATGCTCAAAACCCAGATCAAACCCGGTTCGGTGGTGCTGCTGCACGACACCTACTCGAGCACCGTCGATATCGTCTACCAGTTCCTGCCGGTGCTGATTGCCAATGGCTACCACATGGTCACCGTCAGCCACCTGCTCGGCGACCGCGCTCCCGGCACCAGTTACGGGGGCCGCGAAAACGGTCCGCCCGTCAACGACATTCACGACATTCCGCCCGCCCAGATCCCTGTTCTGCCGGCCACGCCCTCACCCCAACCAGCACCCAATCTGCCGATCACCGACATCGCAGGCCAAAACCCCGGCGGGCCCCAATGA
- a CDS encoding DUF1942 domain-containing protein, with translation MGALRPLALALATAGFFLGGLLAPPLGHAAGSCPHRFGAAQQLADAGGSQEWTVTGLKKSAAVLPGYAPAGQLWEASATVRAERGTITPLIPNLAAHAMGGHYPVLWQVATDQGLPATTLAEGQSSSGTIYFDVTGPDPVAVVYTVGAGAPAMMWCCEAAMGTSANTAMDPAMKAKMQANMKAMKADCPCCKDLPAAAPGTDCPCCGPTPAGA, from the coding sequence ATGGGTGCACTGCGTCCCCTCGCACTGGCCCTGGCCACGGCCGGGTTTTTCCTCGGTGGGCTGCTGGCCCCACCGTTAGGGCATGCCGCCGGGTCCTGTCCGCACCGCTTCGGGGCCGCCCAACAACTGGCCGACGCCGGCGGCAGCCAGGAATGGACCGTCACCGGCCTGAAGAAGTCGGCCGCCGTCTTGCCCGGCTACGCCCCGGCCGGTCAGCTGTGGGAAGCCTCGGCAACCGTGCGCGCCGAGCGGGGCACCATCACCCCACTCATCCCTAATCTGGCCGCCCACGCCATGGGCGGGCACTACCCGGTGCTCTGGCAAGTGGCCACCGATCAAGGCCTGCCCGCCACCACGCTCGCTGAGGGCCAATCATCTTCGGGCACCATATATTTTGATGTCACCGGGCCAGATCCGGTGGCCGTGGTCTACACCGTGGGCGCCGGTGCGCCGGCGATGATGTGGTGCTGCGAGGCCGCGATGGGAACGTCTGCGAACACGGCCATGGACCCGGCGATGAAAGCCAAGATGCAAGCCAACATGAAGGCCATGAAGGCCGACTGCCCGTGCTGTAAGGACCTGCCCGCCGCCGCACCCGGCACCGACTGCCCGTGCTGCGGGCCAACCCCTGCCGGAGCCTAA
- a CDS encoding heavy metal translocating P-type ATPase, producing MLVVAVPVVVFDPMFAMLLGYQLPDAGWARWVFPVLGTVVYLWGGKPFLVGAVSEIRSRTPGMMLLIGLAITVAFTASWGASIGVLDHQLSFWWELALLVVIMLAGHWIEMRSLAQTTSALDSLAALLPDTAERVQGQQVVTVPLADLRVGDIVVVRPGGSVPADGRVVEGSASLDESMVTGESAPVRRGVGEQVVAGTVATDSGLRVQVSAVGADTALAGIQRLVADAQASTSRAQRVADTAAGWLFWFALAAAIITAVTWTALGHPDAAVVRAITVLVIACPHALGLAIPLVVSIATERAARGGVLVKDRLALEQMRTVDVVLFDKTGTLTKGTPTLTGIEAAPGHDGDAVLALAAAAETDSEHPLARAIVAAARQRGLDIPAASGFTSEPALGVSAQVAETRVQVGGPALLDARGSRELAVAAQWRTEGAIILHVLLDGQVAAALRLADDIRPESADTVKALHKLGVRVVMITGDAQAVADTVAGRLGVDRVFAQVRPQDKAAAVAQLQQEGHTVAMVGDGVNDAPALAQADVGIAIGAGTDVAIASAGVILASSDPRSVLSVIELSRASYRKMKQNLWWAAGYNLISVPLAAGVAAPIGFVMPMSAGAVLMSLSTVVVALNSQLLRRLDLRPQTSARNMLNS from the coding sequence ATGTTGGTTGTCGCGGTCCCGGTGGTGGTTTTCGATCCTATGTTCGCGATGCTTCTCGGCTATCAGTTACCTGACGCCGGCTGGGCGCGGTGGGTCTTTCCGGTGCTGGGCACGGTGGTGTATTTGTGGGGTGGCAAGCCGTTTCTTGTGGGTGCGGTCAGCGAGATCCGTAGCCGCACACCGGGAATGATGCTGCTGATCGGTTTGGCTATTACGGTGGCTTTCACCGCCTCCTGGGGTGCAAGTATCGGGGTGCTCGACCATCAGCTCAGTTTCTGGTGGGAGCTGGCGCTGTTGGTGGTGATCATGCTGGCCGGGCACTGGATCGAGATGCGGTCTTTGGCGCAGACGACCTCGGCGCTCGATTCGCTGGCTGCGCTGCTCCCGGATACCGCTGAGCGTGTCCAAGGCCAGCAGGTAGTGACCGTACCGCTGGCTGATTTGCGTGTTGGTGACATTGTGGTGGTCCGCCCCGGCGGGTCGGTGCCAGCCGATGGCCGGGTCGTCGAGGGCAGTGCCAGCCTGGACGAGTCGATGGTGACTGGTGAGTCAGCGCCCGTGCGCCGTGGGGTCGGTGAGCAGGTAGTAGCCGGTACGGTGGCCACAGATTCTGGGTTGCGCGTGCAGGTCAGTGCCGTGGGCGCCGACACTGCGTTGGCCGGTATCCAACGGCTGGTTGCCGATGCACAGGCCTCCACGTCGCGGGCTCAGCGGGTCGCTGACACCGCGGCCGGCTGGCTGTTCTGGTTCGCGCTGGCAGCGGCCATCATCACCGCAGTTACCTGGACGGCGCTGGGGCACCCCGATGCCGCGGTGGTGCGAGCCATTACAGTGCTGGTCATCGCCTGCCCACACGCGCTGGGGCTGGCCATCCCGCTGGTGGTTTCGATCGCCACTGAGCGCGCCGCCCGCGGCGGCGTTCTGGTCAAAGACCGCCTGGCCCTGGAACAGATGCGCACCGTCGATGTGGTGCTCTTCGATAAGACTGGCACCTTGACCAAGGGCACCCCGACCCTGACCGGCATCGAAGCGGCCCCCGGACATGACGGCGATGCGGTGCTGGCCCTGGCCGCAGCCGCCGAGACCGACAGTGAACACCCGCTGGCGCGCGCCATCGTGGCCGCCGCCAGGCAACGCGGCCTGGATATCCCGGCAGCCAGCGGGTTCACCTCCGAACCGGCACTGGGGGTCAGCGCGCAGGTCGCCGAGACCCGCGTGCAGGTAGGTGGTCCGGCGCTGCTGGATGCTCGCGGCAGCCGTGAGCTGGCGGTGGCCGCGCAATGGCGCACCGAGGGCGCCATCATCTTGCATGTGCTGCTCGATGGGCAGGTCGCCGCGGCGCTGCGCCTGGCCGACGATATCCGCCCCGAATCCGCCGACACCGTCAAAGCCCTGCATAAGCTTGGGGTCAGGGTCGTGATGATCACCGGCGACGCTCAAGCGGTGGCCGATACCGTGGCGGGCCGGCTAGGGGTGGACCGTGTTTTTGCGCAGGTGCGCCCGCAGGACAAGGCGGCGGCCGTGGCCCAATTGCAACAGGAAGGCCACACCGTGGCGATGGTCGGCGACGGCGTCAACGATGCCCCGGCCCTGGCCCAAGCCGATGTGGGTATCGCCATCGGCGCCGGAACCGACGTGGCCATCGCCTCGGCCGGGGTCATCTTGGCCAGCTCGGATCCCCGCTCGGTGCTCTCGGTCATCGAGCTCTCCCGCGCCAGCTACCGCAAGATGAAGCAAAACCTCTGGTGGGCCGCCGGATACAACCTCATTTCGGTGCCCTTGGCTGCAGGAGTGGCAGCCCCGATCGGCTTCGTCATGCCCATGAGCGCAGGAGCGGTCCTGATGTCGCTATCGACAGTGGTGGTCGCCTTAAACTCCCAGCTGCTGCGCCGCCTGGACCTGCGCCCACAAACCAGCGCCCGTAACATGCTGAACTCCTAA